The following are encoded together in the Erwinia sp. E602 genome:
- a CDS encoding amino acid ABC transporter permease, with protein MSIDWNWGIFLQQAPFGNTTYLGWLWSGFQVTIAVSVCAWIIALLVGSLFGILRTVPNRLLAAIGTCYVELFRNVPLIVQFFIWYLVVPELLPQGLGMWFKSELDPNIQFFTCSVLCLGLFTAARVCEQVRAAIQSLPYGQKNAGLAMGLTLPQTYRYVLLPNAYRVIVPPMTSEMLNLVKNSAIASTIGLVDMAAQANKLLDYSAHAYESFTAITLAYIAINAVIMLLMSLVERKVRLPGGK; from the coding sequence ATGTCTATCGATTGGAACTGGGGGATCTTCCTGCAACAGGCCCCCTTCGGCAACACCACCTATCTCGGCTGGCTGTGGTCTGGTTTTCAGGTCACCATTGCCGTCTCCGTATGTGCCTGGATTATCGCGCTGCTGGTCGGTTCACTGTTCGGCATCCTGCGCACCGTGCCTAACCGCCTGCTGGCCGCTATCGGCACCTGCTACGTTGAGCTGTTCCGAAACGTCCCGCTGATCGTGCAGTTCTTTATCTGGTACCTGGTGGTGCCGGAGCTGCTGCCGCAAGGGCTGGGCATGTGGTTTAAATCCGAGCTCGACCCGAATATTCAGTTCTTTACCTGTTCGGTGCTCTGTCTTGGTCTGTTTACCGCCGCCCGCGTCTGCGAGCAGGTACGTGCCGCGATCCAGTCGCTGCCCTACGGCCAGAAAAATGCCGGGCTGGCGATGGGGCTGACGCTGCCGCAAACCTACCGCTACGTGCTGCTGCCTAACGCCTACCGGGTGATCGTGCCGCCGATGACCTCCGAGATGCTGAACCTGGTGAAAAACTCCGCCATCGCCTCGACCATCGGTCTGGTGGATATGGCGGCCCAGGCCAACAAGCTGCTGGACTATTCGGCCCACGCCTATGAGTCATTTACCGCCATCACGCTCGCCTATATCGCGATTAACGCGGTGATCATGCTGTTGATGAGTCTGGTCGAACGCAAAGTTCGTCTGCCGGGGGGCAAATAA